Below is a window of Candidatus Cloacimonadota bacterium DNA.
CCGATCCTCTCAGTCCCGGAGCGGGAGGATGTTTTATTCACTTTCAACGGCAGACCCCTAAGCGCCAAACAGGGTGAGATGATCTCCTCCGCCCTCATCGCGAACGGGATCAGCGTTTTTGGCCATCACCACAAGGACGGCAGCGCCCAGGGCATTTTCTGCGCCAACGGCCAGTGCGCCAAATGCACCGTGATCGCGGACGGCGTGGCCGTGAAATCCTGCATGACCATGGTCACCCCGGGCATGGAAGTCCGTTCGGCCGAGGGTTTGCCTGAACTGCCCGAAAGCCCTCTGGTCACAGGGCGTCCGGCCATCGAACAGCTGGCCTGCGAGGTCCTGATCATCGGCGGAGGCCCTTCCGGACTGGCTGCCGCAATCGAACTGGGCAAGCATGGCATCGACACGCTTGTGATCGACGACAAACACGCCCTGGGCGGCAAACTGGTGCTGCAGACCCACAAGTTCTTTGGCAGCGAGGAAGACAGCCACGCCGGAGTGCGCGGACACGATATCGGCAAGCTGCTGGCCGCCGAGGTGGCTACCCATCCCTCCGTGAAGATCTGGCTGAACAGCACCGCCCTCTTCGTGTTCAGCGATAAAAAGGTGGGCATCCTCAAGGACGGCGTGTACAAGATCGTCACCCCCCAAAGGATCCTCAACGCCGCCGGGGCCAGGGAAAAGTTCCTCCGTTTCACCGGCAACCATCTGGCCCGGATCTACGGCGCGGGCGCTTTTCAGACCCTGGTGAACCGGGACCTCATCCGCCCCACAGACCGGCTCTTTATCATCGGCGGCGGCAACGTTGGCCTCATCGCTGGCTATCACGCCATGCAGGCGGGGATCGAGGTGGTCGGGCTGGCCGAGGCCATGCCCCAATGCGGCGGCTACAAAGTCCATGCCGACAAGCTAAAGCGCCTCGGAGTGCCGATCTACACCTCCCACACCATCCTCAGCGCCAACGGCGATGAGACCGTGGACAGCGTCACCATCGCCGCGGTGGATGAAAAGTTCCAAGTGCGGCCCGGCAGCGAGAAAAGTTTTTCCTGCGACACCATCCTGATCGCCGTGGGCCTCGATTCACTCTCCGAATTCACCCAGGAAGCCATGGAAGCCGGCATCCCGGTTTATGCTGCCGGTGACGCTTTGGAGATCGCCGAAGCCTCCTCCGCCATGTTCAACGGCAAGATCGCCGGGCTCACCATCGCCAAAGACTGCGGCCACGAAGAGATCGGACCCGTTCCCACGGACTGGTATGCCAAAGCTGAGGTGCTCAAATCCCATCCTGGCCAGATCAAGGGATACCAGCAGGGCCTGCCGGAAAGCGGCGTTTTCCCCGTGATCCACTGTCTCCAGGAGATCCCCTGCAACCCCTGCACCACGGTCTGCCCCACCAATTCCATCCGCACCGAGGATGGCGGTTTGCTGGCCGTACCGCTCTACGACGGCTCCTGCATTGGCTGCAACAAATGCCTGCTCATCTGCCCAGGCCTGGCCATCACCCTGGTGGATTTCCGCCAGGATGCCCAGAACCCCACCGTCACCATTCCCTACGAAGTTTTCAACCTACCCCGGCAGACCGGCGAACTCATCCAAGTGGTGGACATCGACGGCGAACCCCTGGGTGAGTATCCCGTGAGCGCCGTGCTGGACCTGCCCCAACGCCACACCCAACTGATCAAGGTAAGGGTCCCGAAGGCCATCGCCAAACGCATCGCCTCCTTCCGGGTCCAGGCCGCCGAAGTCAGCCAACCCCTTTCCCAGCCTGTGATCCCGGCCAAACTGGCCGACGCTTCCATGATCTGCCTCTGCGAAAGGGTGAGCGTGGGCGAGGTGCGCAAGCTCATCCAAAGCGGGATCACCAATCTCAACCAGATCAAGGCCATCACCCGCGCCGGCATGGGCCCCTGCGGCGCTAAAACCTGCGAAACCCTGATCCGGGGCGTCCTGCGTGAAGAGGGCGTCCCCGTGGAGGATGTGGTGCCAAACACCAAGCGGCCTGTGTTCGTGGAAGTTCCGCTGGATAAGTTCCCTGGTGGAGACTGTGATGAATAGAACTTACGACATTGTGATCGTCGGGGCCGGATCGGTGGGCGTTCCCGCCGCTCTGGAACTTGCCTCCAGGGGCCGGAAGGTGCTGGTGCTGGAAGCCGAAAGCGCGCCCAGCCAAGCCAACAACAAAAAAGCCATAGGCGGGGTGCGGGCCACCCACAGCGATTTTGGCAAGATCAGCGTCTGCCAGCGCTCCATCCAGATCATGAGCTCCTGGCAGGAGCGATTCGGCGACGACATAGGCTGGATGAGCAACGGCTACAGCTACCCGGCTTACACTGCCGAAGACGAAAAAACGCTCAAGGACCTGATGCGGGTCCAGCTGGGTTTTGGCCTGAACATCCGCTGGATCAGCCCTCAGGAATACAACGAATTGGTACCCGGCATCAACATGGATGGCTTGCGAGGCTCCACCTATTCACCTGAAGACGGCAGCTGTTCGCCCCTGCTGCTAGGCTCCGCCTACTATTTCCACGCCCTCCGGGCCGGAGTCGATTTCCGCTTCCGCGAACAGGTGCTGGGCTTTGAAATGTCCGGCGACCGCATCAACACGGTGCACACCGACAAAGCTTCCTACCTGGCCGGGACGGTGATCAACGCCGCGGGCAATCACGCCCGTGAAATCGGTGCCATGGCCGGAACCGACCTGCCTGTGCATCCGGACAACCACGAGGCCGGGATCACCGAACCCGTCGCCCCCTTCATGGGTCCCATGGTGGTGGACATGCGCAAGCGGCCCGGCTCCGCCAACTTTTATTTCTACCAAAACCACGAAGGCCAGGTGGTATTCTGCGTCACGCCCGATCCGCCCATCCTGGGCATCGACAACCGCAGCACCTCGCAGTTCCTGCCCCTTTGCAGCAAACGCATGCTGGAGGTTTATCCCCGCCTCAGGCATCTGAAAGTGCGCCGTACCTGGCGCGGACAGTATCCCATGACCCCAGACGGCTTTCCCATCGTGGGCAAAGCCGGCGCCAATTTCGTGAACGCCGTGGGCATGTGCGGCCAAGGTTTCATGCTGGGACCCGGCCTCGCTGAACTGTTGGCCCGGATCTGCCTGGATGAACTAACCCAGGATGACCTCAGGGTGCTGAAAAGCTTCGATCCCGGGCGCGACTTCAGCGGCATGGAAGCCTTCAAATAAGCTGCTCCTGACCTTGTCCTACAATCGTCTGCTCCGGCAAAACCTGGAGCTCAGCCGCGCTGTGAGGACAACTTGCCTCCTCTGCGAGGTCCCCCCGATGCTGTTCTGCCCTCCCCCGCGTTGCTGAAGTCCGGTTCATGCCCAACCTTGGGCATCGCCTGGTCATGGCTTGAAGATCAGCGGGGCATCCACAATCGAGGGAGAGAATGTATCAGCGAAGCCGGCATAACTCGCTGAGAGCAATCATAATCCTTTTGAAACTGAAGCAAAGCCAAAACACTGCAACGGCCAAACGCAACAGAGCGGCCGGGTGGGCCGCTCTGCGCTATTATCTGGGTCTGTTATTGGCTTACTTCCTGTCGCGTCCTGTGGCCTGGCGCAAGACATCCAGGGGTTGTTCTTGCTTTTCTTCCTTGCCTGGCTTCTCCTTGCCGTTGGGCTTGACTTTTTCAACCGTGCCGCTGTTTCCACCGCTGGGAGTATTATTGGGTTTGGTTTTCTCCACCGTGCCGCCGTTTCCGCCGCTGGGAACATAAATTGGTTTCTGTTTTTCCACTACACTGCCCCCACCGGGGTTGTTGTTCGGCCGGGGTTTCTGGTTCGAGGGATTACTCGGGGGGGTGTAGCTGCCGCCGCTGCCGTAGCCGCCGCTGGGAGGTGTGTAGCCACCGCCGCCGGGATTGGAGCCGTGTCCACCGCCGCCGGGAGGAGTGATCCCAGGATCGGAGCCGTGACTGCCGCCACCCCCGTGGCTGCCGGGATTACCGCCACCACCGCCGGGAGGGTTGGCCCCACCGCCGCCGTGGCTGCCAGGATGTCCTGGATGATTGCCACCGGGAGGGGGACCGGGAGGATTCCAGCCGGGGGGATGAGGAAGGTAGCCGCCAGGAGGGGGTGGATACCAGTAGTAGCCAGGGTAGTAGGTATAGTACACGGGGCGGGGCCGGTAATAGTTATAGGCATAATAGTTGCAGATGCTTACGTAGCTGCCGCTTCTATCGCGGGTAAGCCGGAAATTGAAGACCGTGGGATAATCCAGGGCCATCCTCTGGTCCGTGTAGAGAAAAGGCACGAACAGGTTCTTCTCAATGGGAACGTACCCTTCCTTGGTGATGATCACCCTGATCACGCGACCGGGTATGCCTTCCCGCAGTTCCATGTAATCATCCATGAAGACCGGATAGACGGGACTGGGCGTCGAACACAGATAGAGGTCGATCTCGGAAAGGTTCACGTCCGCGCCCCTGGGCGAGGTTTTGATCTGGAAAGCGCCAAACAGGTCGTAGGCGCTCAGCAGGCCCGCACTGAGGAGCAGGCAGACGGCGAGCAATATCTTGGTTTTCATTTTTCCTCCCTTGGGAGTAGTTATTCTATAGTTTATACAAGGCTGATCCCAAATCCTGCAAAATAAATCGGGTCCACATCCGCGTAAACCGAAGGGCGGAACCCCCGAACACTTCCCAGGTTGGGACCGGAGAGGCCTGAACCTCACCCGGAGGCGATGACACCATCACCCTTATAAATGTGATGCAACATTCAGGCCAAACTTGCGTTCCATTCCTGACTGCGCCAACAAAGAGCTTTTAATGGTTTGCAGCCTGCTCAATAAATTCACCCGCAGGATCGGAATCCTGCGCCACCATCATTTGATCCTGAGCCCAAAAAGCCACCCCCGGGAGATGGGGGTGGCTGTTGAGGGAGGTTGTGTGAGCAGCAGAGAGCTTCACTCAGGGTCTGGGATGTCCGGCGTGTCCGCCGGAAGGAGGGTTGTGGCCCGGTCCGTCATCGTTGTGACCGTGGCCGCCGCCGTGGCCGCCCTGGTTATTACCTTGGCCGGGGCCGCCCTGGTTGTTGCCATGTCCTGGTCCGTGGCCGGGGCCACCGTGATTGTTACCGTGTCCGGGACCGTTCCAACCGTGGCCGTACCCGGTTCCGGGCCAGGGGTCAACATAGTAATAGTAGGTGCTGGGATTCCAGTTTGGCCAATGTGGATGAGGCTGCATTGGTTGCCGCTGGAGGTTGAAATGGAAGACGGTGGGATGGCGCAGGGCATCCCTTTGATGCCGGGCGTTGTAGGGTACGAAGATCTGCTGCCGCATGGGGATGTAGCCCGGTTTGGAGATCACGAGGTCGAACACCCGGCCGGGAACGCCCCAATTGTAGGTCATGTATTGGTCCATGGTGATGGGGATGGCCTGGCTGGGGGTGGATCCCAGATATTGATTGGTACCATACAGTGTGATCGAAGCGCCCACAGGTTCGGTGTAGATCTGGAAAGCGCCGAAGATGTTCTGGGCACTGAGCAGCCCGGTCATCAGGGCCAGGCAGGCGATCAATAAAAGTCTCGGTTTCATGTCTTCCTCCTTGGGGAATGGATGATTCTACAGATAATACCTGCTCAGCCAAAAATCCTGCGCACAAAAAAACCGGCCTGAAACCGGGGGAGGATCTCAGGCAGGTCAGTTGTTGAGTTGTTACGCTTTAGAGGTTCTCTATGTTTTTCAGCGGTTTGGGCGCGGTGGCTGGAGACACCCCCTCCTGGGTCAGGTAAGCCGCGAGAGGCGATCCAACGGTGTTTCCTGCTTCATCCACGCGGAAGAGCTGCACCGGGATGCGGATGGGACGGTCGTTCTCGTGAGAGATGTATCTGCCGTCCGCGTCCTTCTGGAAGGGATCGGCGTAAAGCCAGGCCAGTCCAATGGCCGCGTTGCCGTCCTCGGCGTTCACGTTGCGGCGTTGAGAGCCGAGAGCCAAACGCTGTTCCAGCGAAAGATTGGGGGAGTTGATGCTGGAGGTTACCGTGCCGAGGCAGGTCCCGTTCTGGTAAACGCGGCGGTGGGTGGCGATGCCTTCGGACACGAAGAGGACCAGGGCCTTGCGGGGATCGGCGGTGAAACCCTTTTCCAGGGCGGCTTTGCCCACAAAGTCCGGCTTGCCCATATCCACCGCGGCGTCGAAGAGCGGAGCGTGGATGGGATTGTGCCGGGGATCGTATTCACTGCCCATCAGAGGCAGGCCGAAGGGCCCGGCGGAAATGCGGTTTTCGTCGCGCCCACCCAAACCGACCAGCATGCCGCCAAGGTCGAGGGCGAGGCTGACGATCTTTTTGAAGTCCTCCGCGGCTTTGGCCACGGGCAAATAGAGTTCCCAGCCCCAGCGGTTGGTGTAGCCGGTGCGGCTGATCAGGTAGCTGGCGCCGTCGCGCTCAAATTCATTGAAAGTGAAGTAGTTCATGTTCTTTTCCGGCTGCAGGCGGTTTTTGAGTACTTCCACGCCGTAGATCTGCTTTATCAGCTTGTAGGAGAGCGGGCCCTGGATGTCCACCTTCACCAGTTGGTCCGAGATATCGGTGGCCTCCACCTCTTCCCCATCCATTTTGCAGGCCATGATGCGGTCGATGTCCGCGATCAGTTCCTGTCCGTTCACGTGATCGGTGATGTCGTGCCCGGCATTGATCACGGCAATGAATTCCGTATCGGAGAGGCGCATGAGGATCATGTCGTCCTGCACGCCGCCCTGTTCGTTCAGCAGGAGAGTGTATTTGCAGGCTCCCACCTTCATTTCGCTCATGCGGCCCGCCAGGGCGCGATCCAGCAAGGTGGGGGCGTCCTTGCCGGTGAAACGGATCTGGGCCATGTGGTCGATGTTGTAGATGGCCAGGGTGTTGATGGCGGCAGCCTCATCCAAAACGGAAGTGAGGTAGTTCACCGCCATGTCGTATTCGCCAAAATTGCTGCGTTTGATCTCCTGGAGGGGCAGGCCCTTTTTCTGGGCCAGCAGGGGCAGATACCAGCTTTCCTCCAGTTCGTAGAGGAATGTCCTGCGGGGCACCGCCGGGAAATCGAATCCTAACTTAGCCATGATTGACTCCTTGCATGTATTTTTTAAATTTGATCTCTGAAGACGATTTGCCCGTCCAGCATTGTGAGCAGCGACGATGCCTCGAGCCAGTATTCCGGAGGCAGGGCGGTAAAATCCTTGAGGACGATCAGGTCCGCCACCTTGCCCGGGGTGAGGGAGCCGCTCCAGGACTCCGCGCCGGAAACCCGCGCCGCGCCCAGAGTGTAGGCGTGAAGGGCTTCAGGCACGCTGATGCGCTGCTCAGGTAGCCAGGCCGGTTCACGCGGATCCAGGTTCTTCCTCCGCTCCACGGCGCTGTAGATGCCCGCGAAGGGATTGATCGTCTCGATGGGGGCGTCCGAACCGAAACCCACCGGTATGCCGGCAGAGAGGATGGACCGGAAGCTGTAAGCCTCGTGCCTGATCTGGCGCCAGTGAGCTTCGATCATGTCCACGTCGTTGGCCAGATGCACGGGCTGAAGGGCGCAGTAAGCCCCACATTCCTTCAGCAGGGGGATGTCTTCAGGCCGGATGGCCTGCACATGCTCGATCCTGAAAGGGCTGGGAGCTTTCAGTCCGCTGCGTTGCAAGCGCAGCAGGGCCTGGATCACCGTGAACACCGCGCGGTCGCCAATGGCGTGCACCAGGCAGGTAAAACCGTGTTCCGCGGCTTGTTTGGCCAAAGCATGGATCTCTTCTCCGCTGTGGCGCAGAATGCCGCGATTGCCGGCGGATTGGGGATTTTCGCCAAAAATGGCACCGGTTTGCGAACCCAGCGAACCATCGGCAAAAAGCTTCAAGCCGCCCAGGCGATACCAGTGGTCGCCGCTGCCGGTGCGGAGGCCGGAATCCCGCAGGGTGGCAAACTCCTCCAGATAAAAATGGCGGCAAACCCTCAGCAACCGGCTTTGGGAGCAAAACTCCTCCAGGACCCTCGCCCCGGCGGGCACTTCCATGCTGTGAACGCTCACCAGGCCAAGCTTGTGGATCTCGCGGGCAGCCTGTTCAAGACAGCGGAGGGTTTGCTCGTCCGAGAGCGGGACAATGAACTTCTCCAGATGTTCAGAGGCAGTTTCCACCAGGATCCCGGTCGGATGACCGGCAGAGTCCATGTGGATCCGGCCGCCGGCGGGGTCCGGACTGGCAGACGATATCCCCGCGGCTTTCAGAGCCGCGGTATTGCACCAGCGGCTGTGGTAATCCTTGCTATAGAGAGCGGTGGGGGTATGGGGGAAGAATTCGTCCAGTAGTTTATGGTTCAGGGCCTGGGGCTCGTCCAGGCTGTTTTTGTCCCAGCCGCCACCCAGGATCCAGCGTGGCAGTTCCGGGTTGGTCCGCCGGTAAGTTTCCAGACGCTGACGAATCCCAGCGACGCTGGAGCAACCGGCCAGATCGATCTGGGCCCGGTTTTTGGCGTATTCTGTGAAATGCGTGTGGGTATCCGTAAAGGCCGGCAACAACAGGTTACCGCGCAAATCGATTAGCTCGAAAGGCTCCGGGGAACCGTGCTTGCAGTCGTCCAGGCTGCCGATCGCAGCGATCCTGCCTCGCGCCACCAGCAGCGAGGAGTTGAGCATCGCGCCGGGAGTCTCGCAGGTTACCAGGCGGCCGTTAGTGAAGATATAGTTCATTGATCACAAGCTCCAGCGCTGATTCCAGCTTGTTGGGGGCCACGGCGATGTTGAGCCGGATCCAGCCCCTGGCCCGCTTGCCGAAGGCCCGTCCGGGAACGCAGATCACGCCTTGGGCAGCCAGGTCCTCACAGATCTGCAGGTCATCGCCCCGCGTGCGCAGCATCAGATAGGGTCCGGCCGCGGGCGCCAAAACTTCTTTCCGCCAGGGTTTCAGCCTGTTCAAGGCAAGTTCGCGGCAGCTTTTCAACTGCTCCAGTACATCCTGGGAGGCCGCCAATCCCTCTTCCGCCAGCGCGTACACCGCCAGATGCTGGGAAAGCCAGTTGCTGCAGGTGGATACGTATTGCCGGGTCTTCACCACGGCCTCCGCCAGTTCCGGCGGCGCCACAATCCAGCCTATCCTCCAGCCGCTGAGGCAGTGCGATTTGGAGAGGCCGCCCAGCAAAAACAGATTAGATAAGCGTCCAGAGAATTCCGGCACCTTACCTGCGAAAACAAGGCGGTCATAGATCCCGTCCACGATCAAAGTGATACCGCGCTCCGAGCAGAGCCCGGCCAGGCGGTCCGCCTCCGCCTCCGTGAAGATGTGGCCCGCGGGATTGGAGGGGTGGCTGAAAACCAGGGCTTTTACTTCTGTAGTTAACAGCCTGTCCCAGAGTTTCCAATCCACACTTGAGAGATCACTTTCAAAAGGTAAACGTATAACACTGCAATCCAGCATCTTGGCGATTGCCGAATAGGCGGGATAATCCGGATCCGGAATGGCCACGCTGTCGCCGGGATCGAGCAGCGCCAGCATGCTCACGAACAGGGCTTCCTCCACTCCGTTGCAAACGCAGACGGAGGATGAAGCGCAGCCGGGATGGAGTTTGGCGACAGCTTCCCTGAGTTCAGGAATTCCGGCGTTGGGGGTGTAAACCGGGGTTTCCGTCTGCAGCAGTTCCAGCGCTTTGCTCCGCAGGGATGAAGGCAGGGGAAAGCCGAGCTCGCCCAAAGCCAGGTTGATGGCGCCGGGCGGCGCGGCCTGCATGATCCGGCGAATGAGGGAAAGTTCGATGCCCCGCAGGCGCCGGGCCTCAGTCAAAGACGGCACGCAGGTCCTGCTCGAGCTGCACGGCGTTGTCGGTCTTGGCATCGCGGTATTTAACGATCACGGGGCAATAGACCTGAAAGCTTGGATAGTTCTTCATCTGCCGGCTGCCGGGTACCACCACGGCACCTTCCGGCACGGTGAAAGAACCGCCGGGATCGCGCTGGAGGAACTCCGAGCGCACGGAATCCCAGATGGGCGTGGAAGCCGTGATCACGGTCCCGGAGGCGATCACAGCCCGTTTTTGGACCAAAATGCCTTCGTAGATGCCGGTGTTGCCGCCGATGAAGGCGTCATCCTCGATCACCACGGGGCGGGAACCTATGGGCTCCAGCACCCCGCCGATCATGGCGCCGGCGGAGAGGTGGACGTTTTTTCCGATCTGGGCGCAGGAACCCACGAGGGCATGGGAATCCACCAAAGTGCCGCTGTCCACGTAGGCTCCGATATTGATGAAGGCAGGCGGCATCACTGTCACCCCGGGGGCCACATAGCAGCCGCTGCGCGCGGAACTGCCTCCGGGCACGATCCGCACCTTGTCCGCGAGCGTGAAAACCTTCTCCGGCAGGGTGTCCTTGTCAAAAAAACTCTTGCCGGCACTCCAGGGCATTTCCGCGAGCGTCCCCATCCGGAAACCGGTGAGAATGCCCATCTTGATCCACTGATTCACTTTCCAGCCTTGCAAAGAGGGCTCGCAAGCCCTGATCCGGCCTTCGTTCAGGGCTTGGATGAAGGCCGTGAAGAGGTCTCTGTCCGCGGGAGTGTATGCCTCCGGCTTGGCCTGATAGAGGGCGGTGATGGCGTCTTGCATGGTTTAAACCTCGTTGATGGCGTGTTTGAGACGGGTAAGGGCTTCGGTCAGGACCGCGCGCGGGCAGCCGAAATTCAGCCTCTGGAAGCCCGCGCCATCGTCTCCGAATTTCAGTCCGGGATCGAGGGCCAGCCTGGCTTTGTTTACCAACAGCTCGGCGATCGCCTGATCGGAGAGGCCCAGGGCGCGAAAATCGATCCAGGCCAGATAGCTGGCCTCCGGTTTGAGCATCCGCAACTGGGGAAGTTCCCGCGCGAAAGCCTCCAGCAGGAAGTCGAGGTTGCCTTGCAGATAGGCCAGAAGCTCCTGCAGCCAGGCGTCGGAATCCCGGTAGGCGGCGATGGTGGCCTCGATTCCAAAGCTGTTGCCCATGTAGAGATGATATTTTTCGATGGCGGTGGCCAAAGGCTGGCGCAGTGAGGGATTTTTCACCAACACCACCGCGCTGGCGAGTCCGGCCAGATTGAAGGATTTGGCCGGCGAGAGGCAGCAGAGGGTGATGTCCGCGAAATCATCCAAAGCCGCCAGGGAATAAGCTTTGACGCCATCATAGGCCAGATCGGCGTGGATCTCGTCGCTGATCACTTTCACATCGTGGCGCTGGCAAAGCTGACCCATTTGGCGCAGCTCCGCCTCGCTCCAGAGCCTGCCCACGGGGTTGTGGGGACTGCAGAGGATGAACAGCTTGGCGCTTTGGAGTTTGCGTTCAAAGTCGTCGAAATCGATCTCATAGCGTCCGCCCTGCAGCAGCAGCGGCGAAGTGAGCAGGACGCGGCCCTGGTCCAGAACCGCGTTGTGGAAAGGCCGGTAAACCGGGGTCTGGATCAGCACTCCGTCTCCGGGCTGAGAAAGCACCGAAACCGCCAGGCTCACCGCGGGCATCACCCCTGGCGAGGACAGCAGCCAGTTGCGGTCAGCCTTAAGTCCATACCGATTTTCCGCCCAGTTCAGAACGGTGTCGTAAAACACTGGCAGACGCAGGTTGTAGCCAAAGACGCCGTGATCGAGCCGTTTTTGCAGGGCCTCCCTGATGGCCGGGGCCACGGGAAAATCCATGTCCGCCACCCAGAGTGAGATCAGGTCGTCGCGCCCGTAGATCATGGCAAGGGCGTCATATTTGAAGCAGCCGCTGCCACGCCGGTCGGTCAGCCGGTCAAAATCAAAGTTCATTGCCCGTCCTGGCCCTGTCTTTCCTTCACTCTGCGGATCACGCCCACCATCTTGTCCAGTTCATCGTTCAGCCTTGCCTGAGGGGCCAGGTCCGCGATGTTGTACATGATCTCCAGCATCTTGGGAAAGGAGGCGGGGCTTTTCAGGACGCGCGGTTTCCCACGGCGGTCGGTGAATTCCAGAAACATGTAGTAGGTGATCACCTTGCGCAGCTCCATGCTGCTGATCCTGTCGTATTCGATGGGCACGGAGGGCAGCAGCAGATAGCGGAACCAGAGGCATTCGGGGGTGAAGATCACGGAGTTAAGCGTGGTGAAATGCTTGAAGAGCGCGTCCAGCGAAACGAACAGCACCAGCAGGGGCACAAATTTCATCAGAAAGGGGCTGGTGTTACGGATCACAAAGAACAGCACGAAGATGCAATAGCCGGAGATCAGGCTGTGGGCCACAATGCCCAAAACCCTTTTCACCACAGGCATCCGGTAGCGCACGGGCATGCGCCCCCGCACTAAGTCGAAATTCAGCTCACGCGGCACTGATACTCTCTCCAGAGGCGGTTCACGCTTTCCAGGATCACGCTGTCGGCCGGGGCGGCGTCGAAGAGGTTGTGGCGGTCCTTGTCGCCGTGGAAATCGCTGCCGGCGGTCATGTAGAGCCCGTTGTTCTGGCAGATCTCTTTGTAGGCCTGGATCTGATACTGATAATGGTCCGGATGCCAAACCTCAAGGCCATCGATGCCCATGGCGATGAATTCCTCGATGTAGCTTTCCTTTTCCAGCTTGCCCGGATGGGCGATCAGCGCGAAGCCTTGCGCCTCGTGGATCACCCTGATGGCGTCTGGAACGGAAAATTCCGGCTTGGGCGAATAGGCGGGTTTGTCGTTGCCGATATATTTGTCGAAAGCTTCGTTTTTGGAGTGCACATAGCCGCGGTCAACCAGGATCTGCGCGATGTGCGGTCGCACGATCAGTTCGCGGCTGCCGGCCACGGCCACCACTTCATCCAGGGTGAGTTCCAAGCCCAGGTCGGCCAGTTTGTCGATCATCCGGATGGCCCGTTCCCGCCGGCCGATCAGATACATTTCCATCATCTCCACCAGCGAGGGGGATTCCAGATTTACCCCCAGGGCGAGGATGTGGACGTCGGAGCCTTCATGATCAGAGCTGATCTCCATCCCAGGCAGGATCCGCAGCGGCGCAACGTCTTCCGGAAGCATCCGGTAGGCGTCTCCGGTATCGTGATCCGTAATGGAGATCAGGTCCAGTCCGATTTGCCGAGCACGACTGACCAGCTGCGCAGGACTGAGCAATCCATCTGAAACGTTGGTGTGCAGATGGAGATTGATGCGCTTGATGGGATCTATATTCTTGACGATCATAATCTCTTTTCTATTGACGTAATTCTGGCTACCCAAAAATCGTCAATGATTTTTTTATGATCATGACCCCTGCCGGGGGAAATGGATCCGCAAGCTCAAGGAGAAACCGATGGAATACGATCCGCTCAAAGACCGCGCCGCCCGTGTGATCAGGATTTGGCCTGCCGCCCGCGCGCTTTTCTACCGCGCCCTGGACCTGCTGCTGCTGCGGCAACGCCACGTGAAACGCGCCCTAAGCCAGCACTTTCCCTCCGCGCGAGGGTTTCGCCACTACGACGCCGGAGCAGGTTTCTGCCAGTATTCCTGGCATGTGCTGAAGCACTATCCCACCGCCAAAGTCTTTGCCAGCGATCTCAAGCGCGATTACCTGGAGGATTTTGCCCGCTACGCCAAACAGCGCTTTCCCGGCCGTTTCTCCTGGCAGCAGGCCGACCTGCAGACCTTCACGCCGCGCAATTCCTATGATCTGGTTACCGCGATCGACATCCTGGAACACATTCCGGACGACCTGGCCGTGCTGCGCAATTTCCACAGCGCGATGGCGGCAGGCGGGATCCTGATCATCTCCACACCCTCGGATACCGATGAGGCGGCCAAATTCACCTCTGAGCACGTCCGCCCCGGCTACAACAAGGCCGAACTGGAGGATAAACTGCGCGCCAGCGGCTTCGCCATCCTGGAAAGCAAATACAGCTACGGCGCTTGGGGCAGCCTGTCCTGGCGCCTGCTGATGAAGCATCCGCTCATCCTGATCGCCAAAAGCAAGCTCTTCCTGCCGCTCCTGCCACTGTA
It encodes the following:
- a CDS encoding PHP domain-containing protein encodes the protein MIVKNIDPIKRINLHLHTNVSDGLLSPAQLVSRARQIGLDLISITDHDTGDAYRMLPEDVAPLRILPGMEISSDHEGSDVHILALGVNLESPSLVEMMEMYLIGRRERAIRMIDKLADLGLELTLDEVVAVAGSRELIVRPHIAQILVDRGYVHSKNEAFDKYIGNDKPAYSPKPEFSVPDAIRVIHEAQGFALIAHPGKLEKESYIEEFIAMGIDGLEVWHPDHYQYQIQAYKEICQNNGLYMTAGSDFHGDKDRHNLFDAAPADSVILESVNRLWREYQCRVS
- a CDS encoding 2,3,4,5-tetrahydropyridine-2,6-dicarboxylate N-succinyltransferase encodes the protein MQDAITALYQAKPEAYTPADRDLFTAFIQALNEGRIRACEPSLQGWKVNQWIKMGILTGFRMGTLAEMPWSAGKSFFDKDTLPEKVFTLADKVRIVPGGSSARSGCYVAPGVTVMPPAFINIGAYVDSGTLVDSHALVGSCAQIGKNVHLSAGAMIGGVLEPIGSRPVVIEDDAFIGGNTGIYEGILVQKRAVIASGTVITASTPIWDSVRSEFLQRDPGGSFTVPEGAVVVPGSRQMKNYPSFQVYCPVIVKYRDAKTDNAVQLEQDLRAVFD
- a CDS encoding pyridoxal phosphate-dependent aminotransferase, which encodes MPSLTEARRLRGIELSLIRRIMQAAPPGAINLALGELGFPLPSSLRSKALELLQTETPVYTPNAGIPELREAVAKLHPGCASSSVCVCNGVEEALFVSMLALLDPGDSVAIPDPDYPAYSAIAKMLDCSVIRLPFESDLSSVDWKLWDRLLTTEVKALVFSHPSNPAGHIFTEAEADRLAGLCSERGITLIVDGIYDRLVFAGKVPEFSGRLSNLFLLGGLSKSHCLSGWRIGWIVAPPELAEAVVKTRQYVSTCSNWLSQHLAVYALAEEGLAASQDVLEQLKSCRELALNRLKPWRKEVLAPAAGPYLMLRTRGDDLQICEDLAAQGVICVPGRAFGKRARGWIRLNIAVAPNKLESALELVINELYLH
- a CDS encoding methyltransferase; amino-acid sequence: MEYDPLKDRAARVIRIWPAARALFYRALDLLLLRQRHVKRALSQHFPSARGFRHYDAGAGFCQYSWHVLKHYPTAKVFASDLKRDYLEDFARYAKQRFPGRFSWQQADLQTFTPRNSYDLVTAIDILEHIPDDLAVLRNFHSAMAAGGILIISTPSDTDEAAKFTSEHVRPGYNKAELEDKLRASGFAILESKYSYGAWGSLSWRLLMKHPLILIAKSKLFLPLLPLYYLLIYPLAEILMRLDLKGNNKTGTGIIIVAQKKP
- a CDS encoding pyridoxal phosphate-dependent aminotransferase, whose amino-acid sequence is MNFDFDRLTDRRGSGCFKYDALAMIYGRDDLISLWVADMDFPVAPAIREALQKRLDHGVFGYNLRLPVFYDTVLNWAENRYGLKADRNWLLSSPGVMPAVSLAVSVLSQPGDGVLIQTPVYRPFHNAVLDQGRVLLTSPLLLQGGRYEIDFDDFERKLQSAKLFILCSPHNPVGRLWSEAELRQMGQLCQRHDVKVISDEIHADLAYDGVKAYSLAALDDFADITLCCLSPAKSFNLAGLASAVVLVKNPSLRQPLATAIEKYHLYMGNSFGIEATIAAYRDSDAWLQELLAYLQGNLDFLLEAFARELPQLRMLKPEASYLAWIDFRALGLSDQAIAELLVNKARLALDPGLKFGDDGAGFQRLNFGCPRAVLTEALTRLKHAINEV